The genomic region TAGATGGGATGAGCATTCTCGGTTGAGTTGATGAATGGGACCGGAATGGATGCGCGAACCTTGTAGCGCGCATTACTGGTGATCTTGATACCCGGTACTTGCTGCTTGTCGTTAAGCAACACTCCACAAATGTAGGAAGGGTCAATTTCAGCTGGTCCGTTGAAGCAAACTGTAAGCCTATCCAGGATGATCTTTGGGGTTGTATAGAGCTTCGTGTCAGTGTGTTTGGTCATCGTAACTCGGTTTATGGTGCTATAAGAAGGAATGGTCGGATCATTTGATGGTCGATAGGCACGAGCCCTTGTTCACAGCGCCGGACGGCGCCGCGGGCGTCAGTTCGAAGAGAATTAGAGGTCGCTAGCTGCTTCGGTTGTCGGAAGTTGAGCGGTGCCGCCGTTCGTTCAGCCAGTTATCAAGATCGTCTTGGGCATACAGCACTACGCGAGGACCTGCTTTCGAGAACACCGGTCCATCTCCGCGCACCCTCATTTTGGCGAGGGTACACGGTGATAACTGTACGTACGCGGCTGCTTGTTCTGTCCGCATTTGCTTCGGCATCGACGGCACGTCCTCGTTATGTCGCGTCAACGAGGATGAAGATGGCCGAAGATGCTGCGGATTGGAATAGAAGGAATAGCGTCTATTCCTTCCCTTTCGGCGGTTCGAGTACTCCGAACTTGAGCCGCCGACCGGCAGCTTCCGTCCCGGTCAGCTGGCGCCCTACGGAAAGTCCTCTGTAGTACCGAAGACGCTCCTTGCTGTCGGCTAGATTCGCCGACACGGTCTGATAGGATTTTTTCATCGATTCGAAGCCGCCCTCTCCGAAACACCCATGCAAGCTTTTTTCTGCCTCATAGCAAGACTCCTCCAAAGTCTTGCCCGAGACGCGACATTGTTCAACTGTGCTCCACCGTCGGTAGTGAACCATGTCAGTTTTATATGCAGCGAGAGTGTTGCCTGTCTGACCTTTGCCGGTGGTGACGCCTTTCGCCACAAGCGGTTGTAGTTCATCAATAGCAGCCTCGATCGCCCAATCGGGCAGAACAATCCCACTCTGCAAAGCTATCACGAGAGCATCGAACAGCCCTAGCGGGTTTCCCTCTTTATAAACGGCTCTCATTTCCTCTAGTCGCTCGCTTACCCGAAACAAAAACTCGCCGGGAGCGCTCAACTGAAAAGCCGGATCATTGAATTGCTTTTTCTTCTTGGGCATGTGGGTTCAACGCGCCGGAAATTCTGGTTGATATGTCTTCAGACGCTCGCCTAAGAGGGCTGGCATCGAGATGGGCATAACGGTTGGTGGTGGATGGCTGCGTGTGGCCCAACAATTTGCCGATTATTGGCAAGCCAAGTCCAGCTTCCGCTCCATAGGAGGCGAAGCTGTGTCGCAGATCGTGAAGACGTACACCTTTCAAATCAGCAGCTCGGCGAAGCACTGACCAAGGTCGTTTTAAATCAGCGCGGCGGCCGTCGCTGCCAGCGATGATGTAGGGATTACCATCGAGCCGTGGCAAGCTGTCCAGAATGGCAAGCGCGGTCTCAGGCAAGTAGATCGGCTTTTTGCCGGTCTTGCTGTCGGGCAAGAAGAGGATCCGCCGGTCGACATCAACCTGGTCCCATTTCGCACTCAGAATTTCTCCTAGACGGGCGCCGGTGAAGATCAGCAGCCGGATTGCAGCGACGGCGAATGGATCCAATGTGGTCCGACGGTTTTCTTCCCGGGGCAGATGTTTGGACTGAACGTCATTTGTCTCCCATGCGACACCGACCGTCTCCGCGAGTCTCAGGGATTCGCCTAGCCTACCAAACTCATCGCGGGTCAGAAAACGCTCCCGGCTTCGTTCCGGGTTTTTTTCGATTCCCCTAGCCGGGTTCTCTTCAAAAGGGACTTCGGCCCGCCTGGCGGCCCAATTCCAGATTGAGGAGAGGAGGGCCAAACAGCGGTTTGCAGCGAACGGCGCGGACGCCATACACGAGTGTAGGCGCGCGACGTCGCTTCGCGTGATTTCGACAAGCCGACGACTGCCAAGAGCCGGTAGGATGCGACGGTCTAGGAGACATTGATATTCAATGGCTGTCCGCGGCTTGCGCTTACTGCGCACGTGATGGACCATGAAGTCCGCCGCGGCCTCGGCGAGGGTTCTTCGGGCACGCTGTTCGCGGCGTTCCGCGATCGGGTCACTTCCGGTCTCGACAGCACCGAGCAACTTCTTTGCTTCTGAGCGGGCCTGGTCAGGGGTGAGCCTGCCGTGTTCCCCCAGGGCAATGCGGCGGGATCGGCCGTGCTGCCGGTATTGAGCGTAGTAGATCTTCTTCTGAGATGGGAATGCTGCCACCCCGAACCCGGAAAGCGCATCATCCCACAGAAAAACGCGGTCTTGTTTTTCCGAACACCTCAGCGCGTCTACGGATTTTTTTGATATGCGGCCTTGGGGCATCGGCCTTAATCTCACTTCCGGTAAGCACACGGTAAGCAAGATTCAGCCATTCAGAGATGTGCCAGTCAACCTTGATCAGACTACAAAGGCTTAGAATAATTCGATAATCCATCTTGAGGAACCTTGAAGAATGCTGAGATCACTTGGTCGATCAGACTACGAATCTGAGGGTCGGACGTTCGAATCGTTCCGGGCGCGCCATTTTCGAATACGCGATCGACGCCGATTTGC from Bradyrhizobium lupini harbors:
- a CDS encoding tyrosine-type recombinase/integrase, whose translation is MPQGRISKKSVDALRCSEKQDRVFLWDDALSGFGVAAFPSQKKIYYAQYRQHGRSRRIALGEHGRLTPDQARSEAKKLLGAVETGSDPIAERREQRARRTLAEAAADFMVHHVRSKRKPRTAIEYQCLLDRRILPALGSRRLVEITRSDVARLHSCMASAPFAANRCLALLSSIWNWAARRAEVPFEENPARGIEKNPERSRERFLTRDEFGRLGESLRLAETVGVAWETNDVQSKHLPREENRRTTLDPFAVAAIRLLIFTGARLGEILSAKWDQVDVDRRILFLPDSKTGKKPIYLPETALAILDSLPRLDGNPYIIAGSDGRRADLKRPWSVLRRAADLKGVRLHDLRHSFASYGAEAGLGLPIIGKLLGHTQPSTTNRYAHLDASPLRRASEDISTRISGALNPHAQEEKAIQ